One stretch of Microbacterium terrae DNA includes these proteins:
- the ychF gene encoding redox-regulated ATPase YchF yields MALTIGIVGLPNVGKSTLFNALTKNQVLAANYPFATIEPNIGVVNLPDPRLAKLAEVFHSERILPAAVSFVDIAGIVRGASEGEGLGNKFLANIREADAIAQVVRGFADDDVVHVDGAVNPQNDMETINAELQLADLETLEKAITRYEKEVKGRKLDPSVLAAAIEARDALQRGELLSGSKVDLAPIAELGLLTAKPFIFVFNVDEAVLTDAARKEALAALVAPAQAVFLDAKIESELIDLDPEEAAELLASTGQDESGLDQLARIGFDTLGLQTYLTAGPKEARAWTIGKGWKAPQAAGVIHTDFEKGFIKAEVISFDDLIETGSVVEARAKGKARLEGKDYVMQDGDVVEFRFNV; encoded by the coding sequence GTGGCTCTCACCATCGGAATCGTCGGTCTCCCGAATGTCGGCAAGTCGACCCTCTTCAACGCCCTGACCAAGAACCAGGTTCTCGCGGCGAACTACCCGTTCGCGACGATCGAGCCGAACATCGGCGTGGTCAACCTGCCCGACCCGCGACTCGCGAAGCTCGCCGAGGTGTTCCACTCCGAGCGGATCCTGCCCGCCGCGGTGTCGTTCGTCGACATCGCCGGCATCGTGCGCGGCGCCTCGGAGGGGGAGGGGCTCGGCAACAAGTTCCTCGCGAACATCCGCGAGGCCGACGCGATCGCCCAGGTGGTGCGCGGCTTCGCCGACGACGACGTGGTTCACGTCGACGGTGCGGTGAACCCGCAGAACGACATGGAGACGATCAACGCCGAGCTGCAGCTCGCCGACCTCGAGACCCTCGAGAAGGCGATCACGCGGTACGAGAAGGAGGTCAAGGGCCGCAAGCTCGACCCCTCGGTGCTCGCCGCCGCGATCGAGGCGCGCGACGCGCTGCAGCGCGGAGAGCTGCTGTCGGGCTCGAAAGTCGACCTCGCTCCGATCGCCGAGCTCGGCCTCCTCACCGCCAAGCCGTTCATCTTCGTCTTCAACGTCGACGAGGCGGTGCTGACGGATGCCGCGCGCAAAGAGGCCCTTGCCGCCCTGGTGGCCCCTGCGCAGGCCGTGTTCCTCGACGCGAAGATCGAGTCCGAGCTCATCGACCTCGACCCGGAGGAGGCGGCCGAGCTGCTCGCTTCGACCGGACAGGACGAGTCGGGTCTCGACCAGCTCGCCCGCATCGGGTTCGACACGCTGGGGCTGCAGACCTACCTCACCGCCGGGCCGAAGGAGGCCCGCGCGTGGACGATCGGCAAGGGCTGGAAGGCTCCGCAGGCCGCCGGCGTGATCCACACCGACTTCGAGAAGGGCTTCATCAAGGCCGAGGTCATCTCGTTCGACGACCTCATCGAGACCGGGTCGGTCGTGGAGGCGCGCGCGAAGGGCAAGGCGCGCCTCGAGGGCAAGGACTACGTCATGCAGGACGGCGATGTCGTCGAGTTCCGCTTCAACGTCTGA
- a CDS encoding alpha/beta fold hydrolase, translating to MTDFAIPHVIDGEGPIVLVLIPEHDLEKDALGVVAHYLAEEAGFHIVRIGSRSDTESPRERVADVTAVLDHLGHERAWIGGHGVGGTVAREFVAAHPDRVDGLLLLGVEDEDIALAPVVPVLIIQGSEDDVTPPDLGAALQATAPERASVKSIAGGGHLFPMTHPVETAVIIEEYLDWD from the coding sequence ATGACCGATTTCGCGATTCCGCACGTCATCGACGGCGAGGGCCCGATCGTGCTGGTTCTGATTCCCGAGCACGACCTCGAGAAGGATGCACTCGGAGTCGTCGCGCACTACCTCGCCGAGGAGGCGGGGTTCCACATCGTGCGCATCGGCTCGCGCTCCGACACCGAGAGCCCGCGCGAGCGCGTCGCCGACGTCACCGCCGTGCTCGACCACCTGGGGCACGAGCGCGCCTGGATCGGCGGGCACGGCGTGGGCGGCACCGTGGCGCGCGAGTTCGTGGCGGCGCATCCCGACCGCGTCGACGGACTGCTGCTGCTCGGCGTGGAGGACGAGGACATCGCGCTCGCGCCCGTCGTGCCGGTGCTCATCATCCAGGGCTCCGAAGATGACGTCACCCCGCCGGACCTCGGCGCGGCGCTGCAGGCGACCGCACCCGAGCGTGCGAGCGTCAAGTCGATCGCCGGCGGCGGCCACCTCTTCCCGATGACGCACCCGGTCGAGACCGCCGTGATCATCGAGGAGTACCTCGACTGGGACTGA
- a CDS encoding ABC-F family ATP-binding cassette domain-containing protein yields MTATLVVQGLAGGYGHRTLFDSLDLTVAPGDVVGVVGANGAGKSTLLRLLAGVDEPQAGTIALAPADAFVGWLPQEHERVDGETVAGYIARRTGCAQATREMDAAAAALGDESLAAPGTDPADVYSDALDRWLASGAADLDERLPVVLADLGLEVGGDARMTALSGGQAARVGLAALLLSRFDIVLLDEPTNDLDLDGLERLETFVRGIRGGVVLVSHDREFLARCVTRVLELDLAQNSNRVYGGGYDAYLEERATLRRHAREKYDEFAEKKADLVARARTQREWSSQGVRNAMKKSPDNDKIKRKASMESSEKQAQKVRQMESRIARLEEVDEPRKEWQLEFTIGAAPRSSSVVSTLNSATFRQGSFTLGPVSLQVNAGERIGITGPNGAGKSTLLRAVLGTQAPDEGTASLGANVQIGEIDQARSLLVGARPLAAAFEDLAPEMASSDVRTLLAKFGLKADHVGRPVDELSPGERTRAGLALLQARGVNVLVLDEPTNHLDLPAIEQLEQALESYDGTLLLVTHDRRMLDTVETDRHWRVEAGRVVEL; encoded by the coding sequence ATGACCGCCACCCTCGTCGTGCAGGGGCTCGCCGGCGGCTACGGCCATCGCACGCTCTTCGACTCGCTCGACCTCACCGTCGCGCCCGGAGATGTGGTGGGCGTGGTGGGCGCGAACGGCGCCGGAAAGTCGACGCTGCTGCGCCTGCTCGCCGGTGTCGACGAACCGCAGGCGGGAACGATCGCGCTCGCCCCAGCCGATGCCTTCGTCGGCTGGCTGCCCCAGGAGCACGAGCGCGTCGACGGCGAGACCGTCGCCGGGTACATCGCGCGCCGCACCGGATGCGCGCAGGCGACGCGCGAGATGGATGCCGCGGCCGCCGCACTCGGCGACGAATCGCTCGCGGCGCCCGGGACCGATCCCGCCGACGTCTATTCGGACGCCCTCGACCGCTGGCTCGCGAGCGGCGCCGCCGACCTCGACGAGCGCCTGCCGGTCGTGCTCGCCGACCTCGGGCTCGAGGTGGGCGGCGATGCGCGCATGACCGCGCTCTCGGGCGGGCAGGCGGCCCGTGTCGGGCTCGCGGCGCTGCTGCTGTCGCGCTTCGACATCGTGCTGCTCGACGAGCCGACGAACGACCTCGATCTCGACGGCCTCGAGCGGCTCGAGACCTTCGTGCGCGGCATCCGCGGCGGTGTCGTGCTGGTCAGTCACGACCGCGAGTTCCTCGCGCGCTGCGTGACCCGTGTGCTCGAACTCGACCTCGCGCAGAACTCGAACCGGGTGTACGGAGGCGGATACGACGCCTACCTCGAGGAGCGCGCGACGCTGCGCCGCCACGCACGGGAGAAGTACGACGAGTTCGCCGAGAAGAAGGCCGACCTCGTCGCGCGGGCGCGCACGCAGCGCGAGTGGTCGAGCCAGGGCGTGCGCAATGCGATGAAGAAGTCGCCCGACAACGACAAGATCAAGCGCAAGGCGTCGATGGAGTCGAGCGAGAAGCAGGCGCAGAAGGTGCGGCAGATGGAGAGCCGGATCGCGCGGCTCGAGGAGGTCGACGAACCGCGCAAGGAGTGGCAGCTCGAATTCACGATCGGTGCGGCTCCGCGGTCGAGCTCGGTGGTGTCGACGCTGAACTCGGCCACCTTCCGCCAGGGCTCGTTCACCCTCGGTCCGGTGTCGCTGCAGGTGAACGCGGGCGAGCGGATCGGGATCACGGGGCCGAACGGCGCGGGGAAGTCGACCCTCCTCCGCGCGGTGCTGGGAACCCAGGCGCCGGATGAGGGCACCGCGAGTCTCGGGGCCAACGTGCAGATCGGCGAGATCGACCAGGCGCGCTCGCTCCTGGTCGGAGCGCGTCCCCTCGCCGCGGCGTTCGAGGACCTCGCACCCGAGATGGCGTCGTCCGACGTCCGCACCCTGCTCGCGAAGTTCGGCCTGAAGGCCGATCACGTCGGTCGGCCGGTCGATGAGCTGTCGCCGGGGGAGCGAACCCGTGCCGGCCTCGCGCTGCTGCAGGCCCGCGGTGTGAACGTGCTCGTGCTCGATGAGCCGACCAACCACCTCGACCTGCCGGCGATCGAGCAGCTCGAGCAGGCGCTCGAGTCGTACGACGGCACGCTGCTCCTGGTCACCCACGACCGCCGGATGCTCGACACGGTCGAGACGGATCGCCACTGGAGGGTCGAGGCCGGGCGGGTCGTCGAGCTGTGA
- a CDS encoding LysR family transcriptional regulator produces the protein MNVTLLTRYVAVAEELHFPRAAASLGIPLPALHSAIDKLESEVGHTLITRDNPTRLTPAGKLFLDEARRQIAAAPAPAAKPKAPAGGKAKASKGKGRAPAVKGQPKPYKKRQGR, from the coding sequence GTGAACGTCACGCTGCTCACACGCTACGTCGCGGTCGCCGAGGAGCTCCACTTCCCTCGCGCGGCCGCATCCCTCGGCATCCCACTCCCGGCGCTGCACTCCGCGATCGACAAGCTCGAGTCCGAGGTCGGCCACACGCTGATCACGCGCGACAACCCCACTCGGCTCACACCGGCCGGAAAGCTGTTCCTCGACGAGGCCCGGCGGCAGATCGCCGCAGCTCCCGCACCGGCAGCGAAGCCGAAGGCACCCGCCGGCGGCAAAGCCAAGGCATCGAAGGGCAAGGGGCGTGCCCCGGCAGTCAAGGGTCAGCCGAAGCCGTACAAGAAGCGTCAGGGTCGCTGA
- a CDS encoding phosphatase PAP2 family protein, which yields MGDDERPGGEPAAWPAPVEPLPHPDLHPALVLAVGVTAAVAFVVLRVVVALGGHAPLPVDLWWHDLMLRTLDDAGVVVAWVPAIVGGTIGMIIVGIVIVAIFALRRRGWDAATLALAIVAVVAIGAPMAAIIARVRPADSLAETVATSFPSGHTAVATTLAVTLGLLLRRWYVWVLGALWVLLMMWSRTYLQAHWLSDVVAGLLEGIAVATLVWCAMYAVRVRRSNRAASAVGSG from the coding sequence GTGGGTGACGACGAACGTCCGGGCGGCGAGCCGGCTGCGTGGCCAGCGCCCGTCGAACCCCTCCCGCATCCCGATCTCCACCCCGCGCTCGTCCTCGCGGTCGGAGTGACCGCCGCGGTCGCCTTCGTCGTGCTCCGCGTCGTCGTGGCGCTCGGCGGACACGCACCGCTCCCGGTCGACCTGTGGTGGCATGACCTGATGCTGCGGACCCTCGACGATGCGGGGGTCGTCGTGGCGTGGGTGCCGGCGATCGTCGGGGGGACCATCGGCATGATCATCGTCGGAATCGTGATCGTGGCGATCTTCGCGCTGCGAAGGCGCGGCTGGGATGCTGCGACCCTCGCGCTCGCCATCGTCGCCGTCGTCGCGATCGGCGCCCCGATGGCGGCGATCATCGCCCGGGTCCGGCCGGCCGACTCCCTCGCCGAGACCGTCGCGACGTCGTTCCCCTCAGGCCACACGGCGGTCGCCACAACGCTCGCGGTCACCCTCGGGCTGCTGCTGCGGCGATGGTATGTCTGGGTGCTCGGCGCCCTGTGGGTGCTGCTCATGATGTGGAGCCGAACGTATCTTCAGGCCCATTGGCTGAGCGATGTCGTCGCGGGACTCCTCGAAGGAATCGCCGTCGCGACGCTGGTGTGGTGCGCGATGTACGCGGTGCGGGTGCGGAGGTCGAACAGGGCTGCATCCGCGGTCGGGTCGGGCTGA
- a CDS encoding DUF1206 domain-containing protein, with the protein MSTAKNAARAAQDSPAFRVIARIGYVVLGVVHIVIGAIAIPIATGGGGGEADQGGAMEQIRSSPAGVVLLWVIVIGLTALAVWQVAEAFLQRDPDAKRKWGYRIKNVGTAVAYLAIAFTALVFALGGSSDSSDSSTTLSAGLMSSPGGLIVLILVGVVVFAIGVAFVVRGLTRGFEEQLALPGGVARSGIVTFGVVGYVAKGIAVGVAGVLFVVAAFTHDPEKAGGLDAALHALAELPFGSLILWVVAVGLIVYGVFCFARARYARM; encoded by the coding sequence ATGTCCACCGCGAAGAATGCGGCTCGAGCCGCGCAGGATTCACCCGCATTCCGAGTGATCGCCCGCATCGGGTACGTCGTCCTGGGGGTGGTGCACATCGTGATCGGCGCGATCGCCATCCCCATCGCCACCGGCGGGGGCGGTGGCGAGGCCGATCAGGGCGGTGCGATGGAGCAGATCCGGTCGAGCCCGGCGGGGGTCGTCCTCCTCTGGGTCATCGTGATCGGCCTGACGGCGCTCGCCGTGTGGCAGGTGGCGGAGGCGTTCCTCCAGCGCGACCCTGACGCGAAGCGGAAATGGGGATACCGCATCAAGAACGTCGGCACTGCCGTCGCCTATCTCGCTATCGCGTTCACTGCGCTGGTGTTCGCGCTCGGCGGCAGCTCCGACTCGTCGGACTCGTCGACGACGCTGAGCGCCGGCCTGATGTCGTCGCCGGGCGGGCTCATCGTGCTGATCCTCGTCGGGGTCGTCGTCTTCGCCATCGGGGTCGCCTTCGTCGTGCGGGGCCTCACACGCGGATTCGAGGAGCAGCTTGCGCTCCCGGGCGGTGTCGCGCGTTCCGGCATCGTCACCTTCGGCGTCGTCGGGTACGTCGCCAAGGGCATCGCCGTGGGCGTGGCGGGGGTGCTGTTCGTCGTCGCGGCGTTCACCCACGATCCCGAGAAGGCGGGTGGCTTGGATGCCGCGCTCCACGCTCTCGCCGAGCTTCCGTTCGGCTCGCTGATCCTGTGGGTGGTCGCCGTGGGGCTGATCGTCTACGGCGTGTTCTGCTTCGCCCGGGCCCGCTACGCGCGGATGTGA
- a CDS encoding DNA-formamidopyrimidine glycosylase family protein → MPESPEVQALVDFLGSRVSGRAIAEVDVLEFRVVKTRTRPPGELVGSSVTAATRFGKHVDLAVGDAHLGIALGRHGWARWREAGDADAASSGATGVTADAPPPALASVTFDDGAVLELTDAGSWVSLGLTITDDPREVPAVAKLGADPADPAFTEADLGAVVIGRRKQLKALLQEQESLAGIGNAYSDEVLHLAKLSPVVQAAALRDDERARLFAAVTTTIRGAVADRRGVPIDQLKAAKVAAMRVHGRGGEACPVCGDIVRDFTSGSTTAQYCPTCQTGGERL, encoded by the coding sequence ATGCCCGAGTCGCCCGAGGTGCAGGCCCTTGTCGACTTCCTCGGGTCGCGCGTCTCCGGTCGCGCGATCGCCGAAGTCGACGTGCTCGAGTTCCGCGTCGTCAAGACGCGCACGCGTCCGCCCGGAGAGCTCGTCGGGTCTTCGGTCACCGCCGCGACGCGGTTCGGGAAGCACGTCGACCTCGCGGTCGGCGATGCGCATCTGGGCATCGCGCTCGGTCGCCACGGGTGGGCGCGCTGGCGCGAGGCGGGCGACGCGGACGCGGCGTCCTCCGGAGCGACCGGCGTCACGGCTGACGCGCCTCCGCCCGCGCTCGCGTCCGTCACCTTCGATGACGGGGCTGTGCTCGAACTGACGGATGCCGGCTCCTGGGTCTCGCTCGGTCTCACGATCACCGACGATCCGCGCGAGGTGCCCGCCGTTGCGAAGCTCGGAGCCGACCCCGCCGATCCCGCCTTCACCGAAGCCGACCTCGGCGCCGTCGTGATCGGCCGCCGCAAGCAGCTGAAAGCGCTGCTGCAGGAGCAGGAGTCGCTCGCGGGCATCGGCAACGCCTACTCCGACGAGGTGCTCCACCTCGCGAAGCTCTCGCCGGTCGTGCAGGCAGCGGCTCTGCGCGACGACGAGCGGGCACGGCTGTTCGCCGCGGTGACGACCACGATCCGCGGAGCCGTCGCAGACCGGCGCGGGGTCCCCATCGATCAGCTCAAGGCGGCGAAGGTCGCGGCGATGCGCGTGCACGGTCGCGGCGGGGAGGCATGCCCGGTCTGCGGCGACATCGTGCGCGACTTCACGTCGGGATCAACGACGGCGCAGTACTGCCCCACCTGCCAGACCGGCGGAGAACGGCTGTGA
- a CDS encoding carboxymuconolactone decarboxylase family protein, producing MIIDTPAAEGLTGHAADMYRTDLDGDGFVFGYTQAMAVNPEAHQAFEALIRAAVPSIGVRLYELVTLAAARAIGSPHCLLAHGRKSLRAEAIDEARLTALMRRDDDASGLTPAEAAAVAYAERLSREPTAMTDADTRVLRDRGYTDRQIVDITIAAAARNFFSRALLALAVPVDDVPGLSPELRETLLASISDERSRADARATISGG from the coding sequence ATGATCATCGACACCCCAGCCGCCGAAGGCCTCACGGGGCACGCGGCCGACATGTACCGCACCGACCTCGACGGAGACGGCTTCGTCTTCGGCTACACGCAGGCGATGGCGGTGAACCCCGAGGCGCATCAGGCCTTCGAGGCCCTGATCCGCGCCGCGGTGCCCTCGATCGGGGTGCGGCTGTACGAGCTCGTCACGCTGGCCGCCGCTCGGGCGATCGGCTCGCCGCATTGCCTGCTCGCCCACGGGCGCAAGTCGCTGCGCGCCGAGGCCATCGACGAGGCGCGGCTGACGGCGCTGATGCGCCGGGACGACGATGCCTCGGGCCTCACTCCGGCGGAGGCCGCGGCGGTGGCGTATGCCGAACGGCTCTCACGCGAGCCGACGGCGATGACGGACGCCGACACACGGGTTCTGCGCGACCGCGGCTACACCGATCGGCAGATCGTCGACATCACGATCGCCGCTGCGGCTCGGAACTTCTTCAGCCGGGCGCTGCTCGCACTCGCCGTGCCGGTCGACGACGTGCCCGGCCTGTCGCCGGAGCTGCGAGAGACGCTGCTCGCCTCGATCTCCGACGAGCGCAGCCGCGCGGACGCGCGCGCGACGATCAGTGGTGGATGA
- a CDS encoding DHA2 family efflux MFS transporter permease subunit, with protein sequence MAAIDTSPGTGSIPAVTPSTPTLRPEESRVIWLLLGAAFVAILNETTMGVAIPHLIDDLGITALAAQWLTTAFMLTMAVVIPITGFLLRRFTTRAMYIAAMGLFSLGTLIAFVSPGFPLLLVARVVQASGTAIMMPLLMTTLMTVVPAAIRGRMMGRVSIVMSLAPAIGPTLAGALLNYFEWRWIFGIVLPIAVVALVVGAKWIHNLGETTHAPIDVLSVVLSALGFGGVVFGLSQLGAGGHGAGAEAAAASAASTTTLIVSLAVGVVSLALFGWRQIRLQRADDALLDLRVFRSANFTLSIAQMAIMSMAFFGAITVVPLYLQRVLEVSPLETGLVVLPGALAMGLLGPVIGRIYDRWGTTVLLVPGAVITTGLLWFYTTFGAETPIAVVAVAQTVLSIGLALSFTPLFTASLGSLQPKFYSYGSAVLGTIQQVAGAAGIALMFGVMASASASATAAGADALAAEAAGTHAAFLVAAIVAIPLLVGAFLIRKPADQQFEGMPAGH encoded by the coding sequence ATGGCCGCCATCGACACCAGTCCCGGAACAGGCAGCATCCCCGCTGTCACCCCGTCGACGCCGACGCTGCGCCCCGAGGAGAGCCGCGTCATCTGGCTCCTCCTGGGCGCAGCGTTCGTCGCGATCCTCAACGAGACCACGATGGGCGTCGCGATCCCGCACCTCATCGACGATCTCGGCATCACCGCACTCGCGGCGCAGTGGCTCACAACCGCCTTCATGCTCACGATGGCCGTGGTCATCCCGATCACCGGCTTCCTGCTGCGCCGCTTCACTACCCGCGCGATGTACATCGCCGCCATGGGGCTGTTCTCGCTCGGCACGCTGATCGCGTTCGTCTCCCCCGGCTTCCCGCTCCTGCTGGTCGCCCGCGTCGTGCAGGCGTCGGGAACGGCGATCATGATGCCGCTGCTCATGACCACGCTCATGACGGTCGTCCCCGCGGCGATCCGCGGTCGCATGATGGGGCGCGTCAGCATCGTGATGTCGCTCGCCCCGGCGATCGGTCCGACGCTGGCGGGCGCGCTGCTCAACTACTTCGAGTGGCGCTGGATCTTCGGCATCGTGCTCCCCATCGCCGTCGTCGCCCTCGTGGTCGGTGCGAAGTGGATCCACAACCTCGGCGAGACCACCCACGCACCGATCGACGTGCTGTCGGTCGTCCTCTCCGCACTCGGCTTCGGCGGGGTCGTGTTCGGCCTCAGCCAGCTGGGCGCGGGCGGCCACGGTGCGGGCGCCGAGGCTGCAGCCGCGAGCGCGGCCTCGACCACGACGCTCATCGTCTCGCTCGCCGTCGGCGTCGTCTCGCTCGCCCTGTTCGGCTGGCGCCAGATCAGGCTGCAGCGGGCAGACGACGCGCTGCTCGATCTGCGGGTGTTCCGCTCGGCGAACTTCACGCTGTCGATCGCGCAGATGGCGATCATGTCGATGGCATTCTTCGGCGCGATCACCGTCGTGCCGCTCTACCTGCAGCGCGTGCTCGAGGTCTCGCCGCTCGAGACCGGCCTCGTCGTCCTGCCCGGAGCTCTCGCGATGGGCCTCCTCGGTCCGGTCATCGGCCGCATCTACGACCGCTGGGGCACGACCGTGCTGCTCGTTCCCGGTGCCGTGATCACGACCGGACTGCTGTGGTTCTACACGACCTTCGGCGCCGAGACTCCCATCGCCGTCGTCGCCGTCGCGCAGACCGTGCTCTCGATCGGCCTGGCCCTGTCGTTCACGCCGCTGTTCACCGCATCGCTCGGTTCGCTGCAGCCCAAGTTCTACTCGTACGGCTCCGCTGTTCTCGGCACCATCCAGCAGGTCGCCGGCGCGGCGGGAATCGCCCTGATGTTCGGCGTGATGGCCTCGGCGTCGGCGAGTGCCACCGCGGCCGGCGCGGATGCGCTGGCGGCAGAGGCCGCCGGCACCCACGCCGCGTTCCTCGTCGCCGCGATCGTCGCGATCCCGCTGCTGGTGGGGGCGTTCCTCATCCGCAAGCCCGCCGACCAGCAGTTCGAGGGCATGCCCGCGGGCCACTGA